The following proteins are co-located in the Piscirickettsia litoralis genome:
- the cyoE gene encoding heme o synthase has product MRLLSVTKPGIIFGNIVTACGGYFLGTKENFSFVTFAAMIIGMSLVIACGCVINNYIDQDIDKLMARTKKRVSALGLLPNIGLIFYGIVLGLLGIAFLSIFTNLLTVIVALVGLFVYIVLYTLWLKRTSIHGTFIGAISGAVPPVVGYCATTNRFDAGAMILFAILFLWQMPHSYAIAIFRLKDYKAANIPVLPVVKGIEYTKVVMCVYTLLFAIVALLPTIFGYTGYIYLAAACLFGLSWLILAIKGLRSDSNITWSRKMFVVSILGIMLLSVAMSV; this is encoded by the coding sequence TTGCGACTTCTCTCTGTTACCAAGCCGGGTATCATTTTTGGAAATATAGTCACCGCTTGCGGTGGCTATTTTCTTGGTACTAAGGAAAATTTTAGCTTTGTCACCTTTGCGGCGATGATTATTGGCATGTCCTTAGTTATTGCCTGCGGTTGTGTGATTAATAATTATATCGATCAAGATATCGATAAACTGATGGCGCGGACCAAAAAGCGTGTTTCAGCTTTAGGTTTGCTGCCCAATATTGGCCTAATTTTTTATGGCATTGTCTTAGGGTTATTAGGGATTGCCTTTTTATCTATCTTTACTAATTTACTGACAGTGATTGTTGCGCTGGTCGGTTTGTTTGTCTATATTGTTTTATATACGTTATGGCTTAAACGCACATCGATTCATGGTACTTTTATAGGCGCAATTTCGGGTGCTGTGCCTCCGGTTGTTGGCTACTGCGCTACAACGAACCGCTTTGACGCGGGGGCGATGATTTTATTTGCGATCTTATTTTTATGGCAAATGCCACACTCTTATGCCATTGCGATCTTTCGCTTAAAAGACTATAAAGCAGCTAATATCCCTGTTTTACCCGTTGTCAAAGGCATAGAATATACGAAAGTAGTCATGTGTGTTTATACGTTGCTGTTTGCAATTGTTGCTTTATTACCGACTATTTTTGGTTATACGGGTTATATTTACTTAGCAGCCGCTTGTTTATTTGGCCTCTCATGGCTGATTTTAGCAATTAAAGGCCTGCGCTCTGATAGCAATATTACCTGGTCGCGTAAGATGTTTGTTGTATCGATTCTAGGTATTATGTTGCTCAGTGTGGCGATGTCAGTTTAA
- a CDS encoding GNAT family N-acetyltransferase, whose protein sequence is MEKQLAVDEHTTLSLPTISNAIEIFSLVNQYRNDLREFLPWVDETHHVDDTREYIKFCLSQYDNGSALVYLLYYQNKIAGTLSFNTLDKSNDIAKIGYWLASCYQGQGLMTKACAKMIEYGFNGLHLNRIEIHCAINNIKSQNIPIRLNFKKEGELKQGIKLANNQYVDGVIYGLVKEDFNLKLTSPH, encoded by the coding sequence ATGGAAAAGCAGCTAGCGGTTGACGAGCACACAACACTCTCACTACCAACGATTAGTAATGCAATCGAGATCTTTTCTTTGGTTAACCAATATCGTAATGATTTAAGAGAGTTTTTGCCTTGGGTCGATGAAACTCACCATGTTGATGATACACGAGAATATATCAAATTTTGCCTCTCTCAATACGATAACGGCTCTGCCCTTGTTTACTTATTATATTACCAAAATAAAATTGCCGGCACTTTAAGCTTTAATACATTAGATAAAAGCAATGATATTGCTAAAATTGGCTACTGGCTAGCGTCCTGCTATCAAGGGCAAGGCTTAATGACCAAAGCCTGTGCAAAAATGATTGAATATGGTTTTAATGGCCTTCACTTAAACCGTATTGAGATCCACTGTGCCATTAATAATATAAAAAGCCAAAATATCCCTATACGTTTAAACTTTAAAAAAGAAGGTGAGTTAAAACAAGGTATAAAGCTTGCTAACAATCAATATGTAGATGGAGTTATTTACGGCTTAGTAAAAGAGGATTTTAATCTTAAACTGACATCGCCACACTGA
- a CDS encoding MFS transporter: MTVKTHTDSHYQVTNILSGKHQMKSTFSLASLFGLRMLGLFMILPIFALYANQLQGATTLTIGLTLGVYGVTSCLFQLVFGWASDRFGRKKIIALGLLIFAIGSVVAGLSDSIYGVFIGRALQGAGAIGSATLALIADLTKDEHRTKAMATVGMTIGFSFVIAMVLGPLLVGHIGLNGLFYLTGILAIIAIFVLYKIVPTPTRSITHEGNTAHWSQFKTVITNPQLLNLDLGIFTLHAVLTASFMFIPLDMLHQLNLGAHEQWMVYLPVFIVSVVLMVPFVIIAEKKRHMKGVLLAMIALMFFSQLGVWFFNHDLPGIILSLMLFFTAFTVLEALLPSWISKVSPVAAKGTAMGVYSSSQYLGAFVGGSVAGLLLSWHNDTALMMIILAVLAIWWIFSFLQAKPPHYSSRLIHVGKLSSAEAAALQTKLAKRPGVIEAMVADEEGTAYLKVISDLYKDDDKTNQ; the protein is encoded by the coding sequence ATGACTGTAAAAACCCATACTGATTCTCATTATCAAGTAACGAATATTTTATCAGGTAAACATCAAATGAAATCAACTTTTTCTCTTGCCAGCCTCTTTGGCTTGCGTATGCTTGGGCTTTTTATGATTTTGCCCATTTTTGCTCTATACGCCAACCAGTTACAAGGGGCAACCACCCTCACAATCGGCTTAACCCTAGGCGTTTATGGTGTGACCTCCTGCCTTTTTCAACTCGTCTTCGGCTGGGCCTCTGACCGCTTTGGCCGCAAGAAAATCATCGCCTTAGGGCTACTCATTTTTGCTATCGGCTCTGTTGTTGCCGGCCTGTCTGACTCCATTTATGGAGTTTTTATCGGTCGTGCACTGCAAGGCGCTGGCGCTATTGGCTCAGCTACACTTGCCCTTATTGCTGATCTCACCAAAGATGAACACCGTACCAAGGCGATGGCCACTGTCGGCATGACCATTGGTTTCTCCTTTGTCATTGCCATGGTGCTCGGCCCATTATTAGTCGGCCATATCGGCTTGAACGGTCTCTTCTATTTAACTGGCATACTCGCCATTATTGCAATTTTTGTCCTTTATAAAATTGTTCCTACACCCACGCGCTCTATCACGCACGAGGGTAATACCGCGCATTGGTCACAGTTCAAAACGGTCATCACCAATCCACAGCTTCTGAACCTGGATTTAGGCATTTTCACATTGCATGCGGTGCTAACTGCAAGCTTCATGTTTATCCCGCTCGATATGCTTCACCAGCTGAACTTAGGCGCTCACGAGCAATGGATGGTGTATTTACCCGTCTTTATTGTTTCAGTCGTATTAATGGTGCCTTTTGTCATCATCGCGGAGAAAAAACGCCACATGAAAGGCGTTTTACTCGCTATGATCGCATTGATGTTTTTTTCTCAGCTCGGCGTCTGGTTTTTCAATCATGATTTACCAGGAATTATTCTCTCACTCATGCTGTTTTTCACTGCGTTCACTGTATTAGAAGCTCTATTACCTTCATGGATTTCCAAGGTCTCTCCGGTTGCTGCCAAAGGGACGGCAATGGGGGTGTATTCAAGCAGCCAATATCTAGGAGCGTTTGTCGGTGGTTCTGTCGCAGGTTTATTACTATCTTGGCACAATGACACCGCATTAATGATGATTATTTTAGCTGTGCTAGCGATTTGGTGGATCTTTAGCTTTCTACAAGCCAAGCCCCCTCACTACAGCAGTCGTTTAATTCATGTCGGCAAACTTAGTTCAGCAGAGGCTGCGGCCTTGCAAACCAAACTGGCAAAACGTCCAGGTGTGATTGAAGCGATGGTCGCAGATGAAGAAGGTACTGCTTATCTTAAAGTCATCTCTGATTTATATAAAGATGACGATAAAACCAATCAATAA
- a CDS encoding ATP-binding protein → MNIAFMGAQGTGKSTTLQAIINKLPHPSYIIGDQYRLIAKALNYNNPRQIILEGGSYQYTQSMSAFVSTALGSFTQLDISQAHYNFADLDPITYYAFYLYWINKDAKKRAIQPYALPFIEKLVDYYSQKFNLHFYFPIDIIPLKSDDMRAFDPEFQQEIESLLRQSLDKFNIKILNLLQKKPIESRCDEIIYWINKYNN, encoded by the coding sequence ATGAATATTGCATTTATGGGTGCACAAGGCACAGGAAAATCAACAACTTTACAAGCAATTATCAACAAATTGCCTCACCCTAGCTATATTATTGGAGATCAATATCGCTTAATCGCTAAAGCCTTAAACTACAATAACCCTAGGCAAATCATCTTAGAAGGTGGTTCTTACCAATACACCCAAAGCATGAGCGCCTTTGTTTCAACAGCGCTAGGCAGCTTTACTCAGCTAGACATAAGCCAAGCTCACTATAACTTTGCTGATCTAGATCCAATCACTTATTATGCTTTCTACTTATACTGGATCAATAAAGATGCAAAGAAAAGAGCTATACAACCCTACGCCCTGCCTTTCATAGAAAAGCTCGTAGACTATTACAGTCAAAAATTTAATTTACATTTTTATTTTCCTATAGATATTATTCCTTTAAAAAGTGATGATATGCGTGCTTTTGATCCTGAATTTCAACAAGAGATTGAATCTCTTTTAAGACAGTCTCTAGATAAATTTAATATTAAAATATTAAATTTATTGCAAAAAAAGCCAATTGAAAGCCGATGCGATGAAATTATTTATTGGATTAATAAATATAATAATTAA
- a CDS encoding class I SAM-dependent methyltransferase has product MQLNYQYSSGLELYQLAKQFFPCKINKVVDLGCGTGNLLSFISGDLNDCNDFLGVDLSESMIKYARNKFSDKNINFIRQDVCQFLNSCQDNKFDIVFSNAALHWLSPLKLQEVFLNSYRTLKSGGVICFRFSLVDNGEELKKLLARVADSFPDIEVKDPAYKYNYEQVIDYFNRLNICLVFSKEKLNTSFSKSEMCLQWLQETQPVSFLNGMDKNIFWRKVSELIKSEKAKMKLHHGLFILKKSG; this is encoded by the coding sequence TTGCAGCTTAATTATCAATATAGCTCAGGTCTAGAGCTTTATCAGTTAGCAAAGCAATTTTTCCCATGTAAAATAAATAAAGTGGTTGATCTTGGTTGTGGTACAGGCAATTTATTATCATTTATTAGTGGCGATCTTAATGATTGTAATGATTTTCTAGGTGTCGATTTATCAGAAAGTATGATTAAATATGCACGTAATAAATTTTCAGATAAAAATATTAATTTCATTCGTCAAGATGTTTGCCAATTCCTTAATTCCTGTCAAGATAACAAGTTCGATATTGTTTTTTCTAACGCAGCCCTACACTGGTTGAGTCCATTAAAGCTACAGGAAGTTTTTTTAAATAGTTACCGTACTTTAAAATCGGGTGGAGTTATTTGCTTTAGATTTTCTTTGGTTGATAATGGTGAAGAGCTAAAAAAACTATTAGCCCGAGTTGCAGACAGCTTTCCTGATATAGAAGTTAAAGATCCTGCATATAAATATAATTATGAACAAGTAATCGATTATTTTAATAGACTAAATATTTGTTTGGTTTTTTCAAAAGAAAAACTAAACACTTCTTTTTCTAAAAGTGAAATGTGTTTGCAATGGTTACAAGAAACTCAGCCTGTAAGTTTTTTAAATGGTATGGATAAAAATATCTTCTGGCGCAAGGTGAGTGAATTAATTAAATCAGAAAAAGCAAAAATGAAGCTACATCATGGTTTATTTATTTTGAAAAAGAGTGGCTGA
- a CDS encoding alpha/beta fold hydrolase produces MTIHIERQAIKYRDYNIMTYSTGCENKETLLILHGGPGVPCDYMRNNLVNAELVVLRDCSHDPFFEKPEFYHQSVWKFLEKQRVNNKGDF; encoded by the coding sequence ATGACGATTCATATTGAGCGCCAAGCTATCAAGTACCGTGACTATAACATAATGACTTATAGCACAGGCTGTGAAAATAAGGAAACATTGCTTATTTTGCATGGTGGGCCTGGTGTGCCATGTGATTATATGCGTAATAATTTGGTGAATGCTGAGCTTGTGGTATTACGCGATTGTTCTCATGATCCATTTTTTGAAAAGCCAGAATTTTATCATCAGTCAGTCTGGAAGTTTTTAGAAAAACAGCGAGTTAATAATAAAGGAGATTTTTAA
- the cyoB gene encoding cytochrome o ubiquinol oxidase subunit I gives MLETLLLGRLTLQSIPYDNPIIMGAGTFMAIVVLAVLGSLTYFKKWKWLWKEWLTSVDHKKIGIMYIILAFVMLLRGFSDAIMMRLQQALAYGHHLGYLPPEHYDQVFTAHGVIMIFFMAMAFVFGLVNIIVPLQIGARDVAYPYLNSLSFWLTTAGALLVNISLVVGKFAATGWLAYPPLSELAYSPGVGVDYYLWALSISGVGTLIGAINIFVTIIKMRCPGMSLMKMPIFTWSVFSSMILVIISFPILNITLLLLFFDRFFGTHFFTSDFGGNAMLYINLIWTWGHPEVYILVLPAFGIFSEIIATFSKKPIFGYAAMVWATFVIAFLAFTVWLHHFFTMGAGADVNSFFGIATMIISIPTGVKIFNWLATMYRGKITFSVPMMWSIGFLITFSVGGMTGVLMAVPGVDFQFHNSLFLVAHFHNTIIGGVAFGLFAGYNYWFPKLFGFTLNERLGKCSFWCWFIGFYLAFMPLYILGIMGMTRRLNHYTDTAWHIYLVVAAIGAAVILLGIIFQILQLVVSIKQRHENRDLTGDPWDARTLEWSIPSPAPFYNFAITPEVDSRDSFWEDKEKQRKSGKKPAKPVYSDIHMPKNTSIGFIIGILSLIFGFAMVWEIVWLYSISGIAILAFALARTFNFNIDYYVKAKDVEATEAKYLSGATS, from the coding sequence ATGCTTGAAACATTACTATTAGGGCGATTGACGTTACAGTCAATCCCTTATGATAATCCAATTATTATGGGTGCAGGCACGTTCATGGCCATTGTGGTCTTGGCAGTTCTTGGCTCCCTGACTTATTTTAAAAAGTGGAAATGGCTTTGGAAAGAATGGTTGACCAGCGTTGACCACAAAAAGATTGGTATCATGTATATCATCTTGGCCTTTGTCATGCTGCTGCGTGGTTTCTCTGATGCCATTATGATGCGTTTACAACAAGCGCTGGCTTATGGTCATCATTTAGGCTATTTACCGCCAGAACATTATGACCAAGTTTTCACCGCGCATGGTGTGATCATGATCTTCTTTATGGCGATGGCCTTTGTCTTTGGTTTGGTCAATATCATTGTGCCTTTGCAAATTGGTGCGCGCGATGTTGCTTATCCTTACCTCAACTCATTGAGCTTCTGGCTCACCACTGCCGGTGCCTTATTAGTGAATATTTCACTTGTGGTTGGTAAGTTTGCTGCGACCGGTTGGCTCGCTTATCCACCGCTCTCTGAACTCGCTTATAGCCCTGGGGTCGGTGTTGACTATTATCTATGGGCATTATCCATCTCGGGTGTTGGTACGCTGATTGGTGCAATTAATATCTTTGTGACGATTATTAAAATGCGTTGCCCGGGCATGAGCCTGATGAAGATGCCAATTTTCACTTGGTCTGTATTTTCATCAATGATTCTTGTGATTATTTCTTTCCCAATTTTAAATATCACTTTATTACTTCTATTCTTTGACCGCTTTTTTGGTACGCATTTCTTTACTTCCGATTTTGGCGGTAATGCAATGTTGTATATCAACCTGATTTGGACGTGGGGCCATCCAGAGGTTTATATCTTGGTACTTCCTGCCTTTGGTATTTTCTCTGAGATTATTGCAACCTTCAGTAAGAAACCAATCTTTGGTTATGCGGCGATGGTATGGGCGACCTTTGTCATTGCTTTCCTAGCCTTTACCGTTTGGTTGCACCACTTCTTTACTATGGGTGCAGGTGCGGATGTAAACTCGTTCTTTGGTATTGCGACGATGATTATTTCTATCCCAACCGGGGTGAAAATTTTCAACTGGTTGGCAACGATGTACCGCGGTAAAATTACCTTCTCTGTACCGATGATGTGGAGTATTGGTTTTTTAATTACCTTTAGTGTCGGTGGTATGACTGGTGTGTTAATGGCAGTTCCTGGTGTTGACTTCCAGTTCCATAACAGCTTGTTTTTGGTCGCACACTTCCATAATACGATTATTGGTGGTGTTGCTTTTGGCTTATTTGCTGGTTACAACTACTGGTTCCCGAAACTATTCGGCTTCACCCTAAACGAAAGACTGGGTAAATGCTCATTCTGGTGCTGGTTCATCGGTTTCTACCTTGCATTTATGCCGCTCTATATTCTTGGCATTATGGGGATGACGCGTCGTTTGAATCACTATACCGATACGGCTTGGCACATTTATTTAGTGGTTGCTGCCATTGGTGCCGCGGTGATTCTACTCGGTATTATCTTCCAAATCTTGCAACTTGTTGTCAGTATCAAGCAGCGCCATGAGAACCGTGATTTAACAGGTGATCCTTGGGATGCTAGAACATTAGAATGGTCTATTCCATCGCCTGCGCCGTTTTATAACTTTGCGATCACACCAGAAGTTGATAGTCGTGACTCGTTCTGGGAAGACAAAGAGAAGCAAAGAAAGTCTGGCAAAAAACCGGCAAAACCTGTGTATAGCGATATCCACATGCCGAAAAATACCAGCATCGGTTTTATCATTGGTATTTTAAGCTTAATCTTTGGTTTTGCGATGGTATGGGAAATTGTCTGGTTATACAGCATTTCTGGTATCGCAATTCTTGCCTTTGCACTGGCAAGAACCTTTAACTTTAATATTGATTACTATGTGAAAGCAAAAGATGTTGAAGCGACTGAAGCGAAATATCTGAGCGGAGCAACATCATGA
- the cyoA gene encoding ubiquinol oxidase subunit II → MLKKNIKHKVPAFLLLLLATLSLSGCKTMLFDPHGIIAADEMKLFITALILMLIVVIPVIIATLVIARRYRASNNDAKYTPEFTHSTKLEIIWWGVPIIIIAILGVITWHSTHKLDPYRPLDVKRNGEVVKPITIQAISLEWKWLFIYPDQGIATVNYVQFPVHQPVKFLITSDAPMNSFQIQQLAGQIYSMNGMQTKLHMMANKMGEYRGRSVSFSGDGFANMRFVTKVTSENDFDKWVQSVKASPNKLTTAEYKKLVVPSESNPPEYFSSVKPGLFKEVMMSFMMPPKGQMVPMNTGPEVHL, encoded by the coding sequence ATGCTTAAGAAAAATATCAAACATAAAGTCCCTGCTTTTCTCTTGTTATTACTAGCTACTTTGTCCTTAAGTGGTTGTAAAACGATGTTGTTCGATCCACATGGGATTATCGCAGCAGACGAGATGAAGCTCTTTATCACCGCTCTAATCCTTATGCTAATCGTTGTAATCCCTGTGATTATTGCAACGCTAGTCATTGCAAGACGCTATCGTGCATCGAACAATGATGCCAAGTATACTCCCGAGTTTACACACAGCACTAAGTTGGAAATTATCTGGTGGGGTGTGCCTATTATCATCATCGCTATTCTTGGTGTGATTACGTGGCACTCGACACACAAGTTAGACCCTTATCGTCCATTGGATGTAAAGCGCAATGGTGAGGTTGTTAAACCGATCACGATTCAGGCGATTTCGCTCGAATGGAAGTGGTTGTTTATATATCCAGATCAAGGCATTGCGACGGTGAATTACGTACAATTCCCAGTTCATCAGCCGGTGAAGTTTTTAATCACCTCTGATGCACCGATGAACTCGTTTCAAATTCAGCAGCTTGCCGGTCAAATTTACTCTATGAATGGCATGCAAACTAAGTTGCATATGATGGCCAATAAGATGGGTGAATACCGTGGTCGCTCGGTTAGTTTCAGTGGCGATGGTTTTGCTAATATGCGCTTTGTCACTAAAGTGACCTCTGAGAATGATTTTGATAAGTGGGTGCAATCTGTTAAAGCATCACCGAATAAATTAACAACAGCAGAGTATAAGAAATTGGTTGTTCCGAGTGAAAGCAACCCTCCAGAATACTTTTCATCTGTCAAACCTGGCTTATTCAAAGAAGTGATGATGAGCTTTATGATGCCGCCTAAGGGGCAGATGGTGCCAATGAATACTGGCCCAGAAGTACATCTGTAA
- a CDS encoding dihydrolipoyl dehydrogenase family protein has translation MSQIHKTDLCIIGAGSGGLSVASAAVQMGANVTLIEQHKIGGDCLNYGCVPSKALIAAAKHAQLIKNSPAFGIRTTDFSIDHQALHGHIHERINHIAPHDSIERFENLGVNVILGTGKFTSPNSVLVNDSKIHARRFIIATGSKAAIPNIPGLESAPYFTNETIFDLTHAPDHLVVIGGGPIGLEIACAYAHLDIKVTLIARSNILAKEDKELVELIRNHLKNKLTILENTAINKISYNDINNVANIHLKNDNDVSIEASHLLIATGRAPALHTLNLSTANINYNNEGILVDNRLCTSNKKVYVIGDVIGKEQFTHAANYHAGIVIRNILFHLPAKASALIPRATFTLPEIAHIGLTEQQARQQYGDKIQCLNWPFARNDRAITDRQTNGLVKVIANKKGKILGAGIVHEHASDLLTPWMLAINNNLTIKSIAGLVHPYPTLGEANKYAAGSFYTPKLFSNRMKSIIKLLMKINRY, from the coding sequence ATGAGCCAAATTCATAAAACAGATTTATGCATTATCGGTGCGGGCTCAGGGGGTTTGAGTGTTGCCTCTGCTGCTGTACAAATGGGTGCTAACGTCACACTCATCGAACAGCATAAAATAGGCGGAGATTGCTTAAACTATGGCTGTGTGCCTTCTAAAGCGCTTATTGCAGCAGCAAAGCATGCACAGCTAATAAAAAATAGTCCAGCCTTTGGTATTCGAACCACAGATTTTTCTATTGATCATCAAGCTCTTCATGGTCATATCCATGAAAGAATCAATCATATTGCCCCTCACGACTCTATAGAGCGTTTTGAAAATTTAGGAGTCAATGTTATTTTAGGCACCGGAAAATTCACCAGCCCAAATTCTGTACTCGTCAATGATAGCAAAATTCATGCACGACGCTTTATCATTGCGACAGGCTCAAAAGCCGCAATTCCGAATATTCCTGGACTAGAATCTGCACCCTACTTTACCAATGAGACCATATTTGACTTAACACATGCACCAGATCACCTCGTTGTCATTGGTGGTGGTCCTATCGGCTTGGAAATCGCCTGCGCTTATGCTCACCTTGATATCAAAGTCACTTTAATTGCTCGTTCTAATATTTTAGCCAAAGAAGATAAAGAACTTGTTGAGCTAATTCGAAATCATTTAAAAAACAAATTAACAATCTTAGAAAATACTGCCATTAATAAAATCAGCTATAACGATATAAACAATGTTGCAAATATTCACCTCAAAAATGATAATGATGTATCTATTGAAGCTTCTCATCTATTGATTGCAACAGGAAGAGCGCCCGCACTTCATACTTTAAATTTATCAACCGCTAATATTAATTATAATAATGAAGGCATCCTAGTAGATAATCGATTGTGCACAAGCAATAAAAAAGTCTATGTCATCGGTGATGTCATTGGTAAAGAACAATTCACTCACGCAGCAAATTATCATGCCGGTATCGTTATTCGTAATATCCTCTTTCACTTGCCAGCCAAAGCCTCAGCATTGATTCCTCGTGCCACATTTACACTACCGGAAATAGCTCATATTGGCCTCACCGAACAACAAGCACGTCAGCAATACGGTGATAAAATACAGTGTCTAAATTGGCCTTTTGCTCGCAATGATCGAGCAATTACTGATCGCCAAACAAACGGCTTAGTTAAAGTCATTGCCAATAAAAAAGGAAAAATATTAGGCGCGGGAATAGTTCATGAGCATGCAAGCGACCTTCTAACGCCTTGGATGCTAGCAATCAATAATAACCTAACGATCAAGAGCATAGCTGGATTAGTTCATCCTTATCCAACCTTAGGTGAGGCAAATAAATATGCTGCAGGTAGTTTTTATACACCTAAATTATTTTCTAATAGAATGAAATCTATTATTAAGCTACTAATGAAAATTAATCGATATTAA
- a CDS encoding cytochrome o ubiquinol oxidase subunit IV: MSGHYEVAVNEKKNIGKSLKNYALGFIFSAVLFAVATLLVTKHAFTPAGVTAILAIILVVLLLVQLVCFFGLNTRTENARWDMLTFAFTILVTAVVVGGSLWIMYNLNYYMVH, encoded by the coding sequence ATGTCAGGTCATTATGAAGTTGCGGTCAATGAAAAGAAAAACATTGGCAAATCGCTTAAAAACTATGCACTCGGCTTTATTTTTTCAGCCGTATTATTCGCTGTTGCTACCTTATTGGTGACTAAACATGCGTTTACACCCGCAGGAGTCACTGCAATCCTTGCAATCATTCTAGTTGTATTATTACTGGTTCAACTAGTTTGCTTCTTTGGCTTAAATACCCGCACTGAGAATGCGCGTTGGGATATGCTGACATTTGCCTTTACAATTTTAGTAACGGCAGTGGTTGTCGGTGGTTCGTTATGGATTATGTATAATTTGAATTATTACATGGTGCACTAA
- a CDS encoding cytochrome c oxidase subunit 3, with translation MTATTMNHHKEHHHHDDGSKSLFGFWTFVLSDAVLFAALFACYVVLKDQTYGNIGIVQIASPGYVFLTTLFLLACSFTYGISSAAAQAGSRGRVLLWLIVTIISGIVFVSMTFHEFAVLFHNHHTWHQSAFLSAFFSLVGIHMIHVIVALLWAVVLIIQFLMQGITTGMRTRLACMGMFFHFLNLVWVFIFIIVYMMGIA, from the coding sequence ATGACAGCAACAACGATGAATCATCATAAGGAGCATCATCATCACGATGATGGCTCCAAATCACTTTTCGGTTTTTGGACGTTTGTTTTAAGCGATGCCGTATTATTTGCAGCATTATTTGCTTGCTATGTCGTCTTGAAAGATCAAACCTATGGCAATATTGGCATTGTGCAAATTGCATCGCCAGGCTATGTGTTTTTAACAACGCTATTTTTATTAGCTTGTAGTTTTACTTATGGTATTAGTTCCGCTGCTGCGCAGGCAGGTAGCCGTGGTCGAGTCTTACTGTGGTTGATCGTCACTATTATTTCTGGAATTGTCTTTGTCTCTATGACCTTCCATGAATTTGCAGTGCTATTTCATAACCATCACACATGGCATCAAAGTGCATTTTTATCGGCATTTTTTAGCTTAGTGGGTATTCACATGATTCATGTGATTGTCGCGTTGTTATGGGCCGTTGTTTTAATCATTCAGTTTTTAATGCAAGGCATTACGACTGGGATGAGAACACGTTTAGCGTGCATGGGAATGTTTTTCCACTTCTTGAACCTTGTCTGGGTTTTCATCTTTATTATCGTTTATATGATGGGGATTGCTTAA
- a CDS encoding TVP38/TMEM64 family protein, whose amino-acid sequence MKRFIPLILIIIAIILFFSFGLQQYLSFNALQENNQILQQFTKNHFIVAALSFCLLYIISVTLSIPGATLLTIAGGLLFGSFFGTIFVVISATIGACLLFLAVRTSFGELLSNKAGPRLKQLEAGFQENSFNYLLTLRLIPIFPFWLLNIAPALLKMQLKPYTIATFLGIIPGSFVYVSLGDGLEHLFSLGKTPDLSIIFRPKILIPIIGLAVLSLLPVLYKKIKQK is encoded by the coding sequence ATGAAACGCTTTATCCCTTTAATTCTCATCATCATTGCAATTATTCTGTTCTTTAGTTTCGGCCTACAGCAATATTTAAGTTTTAATGCACTGCAAGAAAACAACCAAATACTCCAACAGTTTACTAAGAACCATTTTATAGTTGCCGCACTTAGTTTTTGCTTGCTCTACATCATCAGCGTTACGCTATCTATTCCGGGTGCGACGTTACTTACCATCGCTGGTGGTTTGCTATTTGGATCATTCTTCGGCACTATCTTTGTCGTCATCAGCGCTACTATTGGTGCATGTTTACTCTTTTTAGCAGTGCGGACTTCTTTCGGTGAGCTACTAAGTAACAAGGCAGGGCCACGCTTAAAGCAATTGGAAGCCGGCTTTCAAGAAAACAGTTTCAACTACTTACTCACCTTACGATTGATTCCTATTTTTCCATTTTGGCTATTAAATATTGCTCCAGCACTACTTAAAATGCAGCTAAAACCCTATACCATCGCAACATTTCTTGGCATTATCCCTGGATCCTTTGTTTATGTTTCTTTAGGCGATGGTTTAGAGCATTTATTTTCGTTAGGAAAAACTCCTGACCTTAGTATAATTTTTCGACCTAAAATATTAATCCCCATCATCGGTTTAGCTGTTTTATCCCTCCTGCCCGTACTCTATAAAAAAATCAAACAAAAGTGA